In the genome of Rhizobium binae, the window ACACAGGGCGGGACGGAAGCCAACGGCAGGTTCCCCCTTCTCCCCAGCGCCCTCAACTATTCCCCGTCTCACTTCTCAACTGCTGCAGGAAAACCTTCAGTTCCGCCTCGTCGATACCAACGTTGTGGCGCTTTTCCGGATAGGCGCCGGTTTTGACATCCTCGGCGAATTCGCTGAAGGCGGCGATGCGTTCGCGCTGCAGCCGGTCGTGTTCGGCGGCGAAGTTGCGGTAGACCTTGGCGTGTCGGGGATAGTGGTCGCGATTGGCGCCGAGCACGTCGTCGGCGAAGAGATATTGGGCGTCGCAGCCGCTGCCGGCCCCCATGGAAATCATCAGCATCGAGGTGTTGCCGCTGATGGCGGCAGCGACATCGCCAGGCACGACTTCGATTTCGGCGGCGAAGGCGCCGGCCTCTTCCAGCGCTTTGGTCTGCCGCCAGATCTCGGCCGCACTGGCCGCCGTCTTGCCGACGGCGCGGAAACCGCCTGTCCAGGTCGCCTTGGACGGGATCAGCCCGAGATGGCCGCAGACGGGGATGCCCTCCTCGCGCATGCGCCGGATCGTCTGCAGGCTGGCGGCGCAATAGACCGCATCGCCGCCGGCTTTCAGCGCCGCAAAAGCGGCACGGAGATAGTCCTCGGCCGAGACGTGGTCGCCATATTCGAGGCCCGGAATGGCAAAGGGCGTCGGGGCGATCTCGCGAAAGACCGGGCCGAGCAGCGCGGGCGGCACGGAGACGATATCGATGCCCGCCTTTTCCGCCGCTTCCGCCTCCTCCAGCGAGGTGATGCGCAGCATGGTGAGCTGGCGCTTGCCCTTTTCCGCAAGCAGATCGGCGACGGTCGCGCGTCTATGTTTCTTCATCGTCAATTCCTCTGAAAATATCGGGTGAAAATATCGGGTGGCTCAGGCGGCCAGCAGGGATTTCAGTTTGATGTCGCTGGCTGCGAGCGCGGCCGGATCCGGATGGGCGCCGGCGGCGATCAGCATTTCGGCGAGGCGGATGTCGCGCGCCACTGCATTGCCGGGGCCGATGCCGCTGGCGGCGATCAATCGTCCGTCGGCATCGAGATGGAACAGGATGAAGGCGCCAGCCCCGAGGTCGCGGCGCTGATGCGTGGCGGCGCC includes:
- a CDS encoding 3-methyl-2-oxobutanoate hydroxymethyltransferase, yielding MKKHRRATVADLLAEKGKRQLTMLRITSLEEAEAAEKAGIDIVSVPPALLGPVFREIAPTPFAIPGLEYGDHVSAEDYLRAAFAALKAGGDAVYCAASLQTIRRMREEGIPVCGHLGLIPSKATWTGGFRAVGKTAASAAEIWRQTKALEEAGAFAAEIEVVPGDVAAAISGNTSMLMISMGAGSGCDAQYLFADDVLGANRDHYPRHAKVYRNFAAEHDRLQRERIAAFSEFAEDVKTGAYPEKRHNVGIDEAELKVFLQQLRSETGNS